The genomic DNA GGCTTTATCCAGGTGCAGCAGGCCACTCCAGAAATCCTCGTCCCCAAAGGTATCATACCGAAAGATTTCTTTCCCCTGGACTTCTTCTCCTATAGGAACCGGAGTATCCGAATCTTTAGAGCACTGTACAAAAGCGATGGAACCGGTAAATAAAATGGACGCCAAAACAAGCCCAGTCATTTTGTTTTTCATAAGCGTATTTTTTAATGGTTTATAATCCTGTTCCGGGATAAATCCGGTTTAGCTGCTTGTTTTATCATGAAATCCGATCTTGTACTCCTCCCATATTTCCCGTTCCACTATCCTGTGGGAAGGACGTTTGGAGCGCTGATTACCCGGGTGATCGATCAGGTAGTGGTCAAGCTGTTTGAATGCTGTGCAGCCATACCCTTCCCTGATGCTAGGTATCTGCTTTTGTATTAGATGTTTAGGACAGGGAATGGTTACAAATGATCGTTGCAAATTTTCCCTTTTTTTGTGACAGGAAATTTATTGCAATAGTATAGCGCTAGCTTAGTGCAAGAGGCTTAACAAGAGCCACTTGCAGCAGGAGAAGAGGAGGGGCAGCCAAACAGCCTGAACATCATTATCTATTGCCTTACAAAGTCGGAGTGGTTATACTTAACAGCGGGAGGACAAGTATGGCAGCGGCACGTAAAACGGAATAAGGCTATTGGTAGCGGCCGGGCAGCACAACAGTAGTGGGAGAGGGCTTTGAAAAATTAATTCCTTTAGTAAAGAGGAGTGTAAATGAGAAGGAGTTTACCTATTTTAGGAAAATAGAAACAATTTCAAAAATAAGTTTGTTGTTTAACTATTATACCTTTAACTTTGCAGCCCAATAAAAGATGACGCCTAACCAAAACGCAAATTTCGCAAACTTCCTGCACGAGTTATCCAAAGTAACATCGGCTATGAAGGGGTTTATGCGTCAAAAATTTAAGGCGTATGACGTTAATATTACCTTTGAAATGCTGGAGGTGCTCCGGTTTTTGTGGAAGAAGGACGGCATCAACCAACAGGAAATAGCCGATGCGATCCTCAAAGACAAAGCCAGCCTGACTTACCTGCTCGATAACCTGGTACGCCGCAAACTGGTGCAGCGCACAGAAGACAGCCGGGACCGCCGTAACAAGATCATCACCTTAACCAAAGAAGGCCAGCAAATGAAGGACCTGATCCTGCCCTGGATCACGGAGATGTATGAGATTGCCGGCCGGGAAATACCCAACGAACTGATTGGCAGCGGGCTGCTCTTGTTCGAATCGATCTACCGGAATTTCGAGCAGCAGCATAAATAAAAATTTTTTATATTATTAGTTAAATATTTAACTGTTTAGAACTTTATGAATTATAAGCCTTTAGCGCTGTACTTTATACTTATAAGCTTTGCTTCCGGCGCTTTTGCCCGGCAGCAGGAACCGAAGGTGGTCACCATACAGGAGCTCTTTACCATGGCAGAGGAGAACAGCCAGCAGTTGCAGGTGTCGCGGACGGGGATCGAAATAGCCAACCAGCGCCGCGAAGTAGCCAAAACACAGAAAAGACCCAATCTCACAGCAAGCCTTACCGGAAATTACATTGGCAACGCCCGCATACTGGATACCAACCTGGAGGAAGTAGCCAGTGTGGAGATGCCGCACTTTGGCAATTCTTTTGCCGTGCAGGCCAGCCAGGTTATTTTTAAAGGAGGCGCCATCAACAAGGCCGTAGAAGCCGCAGAACTAAGCCAGCAGGTAGCCCAGCTCACCTTTGAGAAGAACAGAGCCGATATAAAACTGCTGCTCGTGGGCCGCTACGCCGATATGTACCGCCTGCTCAACCAGCGCCAAGTATACCAACGCAACATCGATCTGGCCCGGCTGCGGCTGCAGAACATCCAAAACCTGTATAAGGAAGGCATGTTGACGCGCAACGACGTGATCCGAAGCGAGCTGCAGATCACCAACCTGAAGATGGCCCTGCAGGAAGTAAACAACAACCTGGCCATTGCCAACCAGCAGCTGCGCCAGATCGTGGGCCTGCCGGAAAACACGTTCCTTGTTCCCGACTCTTCCTTTATCCAACACTTGCCGCAGGTGCAGCCTTATAATGCTTATCTGGACCAGGCGCTCCACAACTTCCCCGATATAAAGGCCGGGGAGGTAAACACCGAAATTGCCCGAAAGAACCTGCAGATAGCCAAAGCCGACAAACTGCCAACCATCAGCCTGCAGGCAGGCAACTCTGTTATCAGGCCCATCACCAGTTCCAGTCCCGTGCTGGATATGTATGCGCAGGGCTGGAATGCCGGCGTGGGGATTAATTTCAACATCGCCTCGCTCTATAATGCCAGATATAGCATCGGGGTGGCCCGTGCCCAGGAGCAGCAGCAGCAGGAACTCTTAACGCTGCAACGCCAGAACATCGAAAATGAAGTGCAAAGTGCCTTTATCAAGCACAACGAGGCCCGGGAACGGAGCGTGAGTTTTGAGCAGGGCGTGCGCCTGGCCAACGAGAACTACCGCATCGTGGAAAAGAAATACCTGGCCAACCTGGCCCTGCTGGCAGACATGCTCGACGCCACCAACGCCAAGCTGGATGCCGAGCTGCAGAAGGCCAACGCCGATGCAACCATTATCTATACTTATTACCAATTAGAACGCTTAGCCGGAAACCTTTAATAGAAATCACTAAACCACTATGTCACAGGACACTACCGCTCACAAAACACATTCAAAACCTAAAAAGAGAAAAACCGGCCAGCTTATACTTAACGCTCTGTTGCTGGTAGCCATTGCCGGCGCTTTGCTTTGGGTCGCCGGTTTATACTTCGATTTCAGCAAAAACGAGATCACAAACGATGCTCAGGTAGAGCAGTTCATCAACCCGCTTAATGCCCGGGTAGGTGGCTACATCGACGAGATCCGCTTTACCGAGCACCAGCCGGTGAAAAAGGGCGATACGCTGGTAATCATCAACGACAACGAAATACGCATCCAACTGGCACAGGCCGAAGCCGCCTACCTCGATGCGCAGGCCACCAAAACCGTCACCAGCTCGAGCGTGAACACCGTGAGCAACAGTATTGCGGTTTCGGAAGCCAACATTGCCGAAGCCCGGGCCCGGCTCTGGAGCGTGGAGCAGAACTACAAGCGCTACGAAACTCTGCTGAAAGACGAGGCCGTGACGCGCCAGCAATACGAGCAGATGAAAACGGAGTACGATGCGGCCAGGGCCCGCCTGGCTGCGCTGGAGCGCCAGAAGCAGACTTCGCAGCTTTCTACCAAAGAAGTAAAATCCAGGCTGGCCGTGAACGATGCCAACATCAAACGGGCTGAGGCTGCCCTGGACATGGCTAAACTGAACCTGAAGTATACCGTCATCACGGCGCCTTATGATGGGGTTATGGGGCGCCGCACCATCCAGGAAGGCCAGCTGATACAGCCGGGCCAGGCGCTTGCCAGCATCGTGCGTAGCAACCAGGTATGGGTGGTGGCCAACTACAAGGAAACCCAAACCGGCAACCTGTATGTAGGTCAGCCCATCGAGATCACGGTGGATGCCATCGAAGGGAAAGTTTTTAAAGGCACGATCAGCGCCATTTCGGAAGCCACGGGTGCCAGGTACTCGGCTGTTCCGGTAGATAACGCCACCGGTAATTTTGTGAAGGTGCAGCAGCGCATTCCGGTGCGCATTGAGTTTGCCGGAACAGACAAAAAAGACATGGAAATGCTGCGGGCAGGGATGAACGTAGAGGTAAAGGCCATTTTATAAGATGTCAGAACTAAGAAAAGGGCTTTTTAACGACTGGGTGACCAAGCCACTGGGACTGCTGGTGATCCTGATCATTACGATAACAGCGCTTACCACCAACGGCCTTTACACGGCCAACATCAACGACATGGTCAGCGGCATGGGCACCATGACCGAATACATGATGATGGCCAACTATGCCACTACTATCGGGATGATGGTAGTGTTTCCGCTCCTGATTCAAATAAAAGGTGCTTTTACCAGCCGCAACATTCTCTTTGTCACGCTGGGTGGTACCCTGCTGCTGTCGCTGTGGTGCGCCGTTACCACCTCGCCGCAGGTACTTATAGGTTGCAACCTGGTAATGGGCGGTTTTAAGATGTTCACCATGATGGAAGTGATCGTGCCGATCATGATGATGATCAGCCCGGATGGGAACCGGGGCCGTTTTTATGCCGTGTTTTACCCCGTCAGTATCGCGTTAGGGCAATTGGGGGCGTACTTCTCTGCCGAGCTTTCCTATGCCTTTGGCTGGCAGTATGTGTATTACTTTATGATGCCGGGCTTATTGCTAAGCTTGCTGCTGGTAACCGTGTTTTACCACAACGGGCGCACGTCACCGTATGCACCATTTAAAAGCATAGACTGGCAAAGCTTTCTGCTGCTCACTACCTCGCTGATGCTGCTGAACTATGTGCTGGTCTTTGCGAAGGTAGAAGATTACTTTAGCTATGTTCACATCCAGGGCGCCGCCCTTGGTTTTGTCATTACCTTGTTGCTCTTCATCAAGCGGCAACTTACTTCCGCGCAACCTTTTCTGAACCTGCGCATACTTCAAATCAGAAATGTATGGGCCAGCCAGGCGATGGTCTTTCTGACAGGGCTGTTTCTGGCGGCTGGTTCTATTCAAAGCGTGCTCACATCCGGAATTCTCAAGTATAGCGCGCAAACCAATGCCGAACTTAACCTGTGGATGATACCCGGGGTGATCGTAGGCGGGCTGCTACTGTTTTTCTGGAACAAGTACGAGCACAACCACAAAGGCATTATTCTGATCGGGTTCGGTGCCTTTGTACTTGGCTATCTGCTGCTCTACACCAACGTAAACCCGGGCGCAGGCATGCAGGATTTTTACCTGGCAGCGGCACTCCGGGGCTTTGGCATGGTGGTGTTATTTGCGGGGCTGGGCGTGTACAATGCAGTAGGCCTGCAGATGATGGACATGCTTTCTTCCGGAGCGGTGCTGGTGGTGTTCCGCTCCTTCCTGGGTCCAGCCTTCTTCTCGGCGCTCATCTCCTTTGGCATGTACCAGGGGCAGGTAGAACACCTCCACCAATTGGCCCAGCACATGGACGTGACCAATACGGCCGTGATGGCGCGGGCTGCTACTTCGGGCGGAACTCTGGGACTCTATGGCGCAGCAATGCCACAGGCCGTACTGGTGGCAGCCCGGGAGATGCTCGGTTATGTGGTGATGGCCGGCCTTTGGATCATGCTCATCGTGTGGTTATTCAGGTTTGGCAAAATGAACCGCCGCCGCCTGGTCAACTGGCGCAAGAAGTGGCGCAGTATTGTGGGCGCACCTGCTGTTGCAGGGTAGGGTATAGATTTTAGGCCCTTGATCAAAGGAAATAACCTAATCATACAAGCGTGATTGCCTTTAATTATAAACCTTGGTTAGTCAAATAATATAAGTATGAGGCTATTATTCAACATATAGTTAGGCTCAGGTAACTTTACTTCTGCAATGAATTTCAGGCACCTGTTAAAAAGTAGAACAACCGATAGGCATCCTTTCTGAAATAAAAAGCCGCACCATTTTACATTGGTGCGGCTTTTTGATTTTGTGGAACTGATGTATAAATGATGTTAATTTCCCCTGTAGGTGGCGTAACCGTAGGGCGACAACGTGATGGGAACGTGATAATGATCGTTGTCATTTATCTGGAAAACGACTTCGATAAAAGGATAGAAGCTTTCAGTTTTTTTGCTTTTGAAATAGTCGGCTACTAAAAAGCGAAGCCTGTAAACGCCTTCGTTTTCATTTTTAGTTGGCAGAAAATCTTTGATGCGCCCGTTCTCATCGGTTACCTTCTTGTCCACCTGCTTCCATACCTGGGTTTTCTTGTCCAGTTTCTCCAGTTCAACCGGAACACCTTTAGCTGGCATGCCTGTAGCAATATCCAGAATATGACTCGATAATTGGTAGGGGGTGGTCTGTGCATACGCAACAGTTGTTGCCAGCACAAGCAATACTGCAAAAGCTATTTTTCTCA from Pontibacter liquoris includes the following:
- a CDS encoding MarR family winged helix-turn-helix transcriptional regulator; protein product: MRQKFKAYDVNITFEMLEVLRFLWKKDGINQQEIADAILKDKASLTYLLDNLVRRKLVQRTEDSRDRRNKIITLTKEGQQMKDLILPWITEMYEIAGREIPNELIGSGLLLFESIYRNFEQQHK
- a CDS encoding TolC family protein; translation: MNYKPLALYFILISFASGAFARQQEPKVVTIQELFTMAEENSQQLQVSRTGIEIANQRREVAKTQKRPNLTASLTGNYIGNARILDTNLEEVASVEMPHFGNSFAVQASQVIFKGGAINKAVEAAELSQQVAQLTFEKNRADIKLLLVGRYADMYRLLNQRQVYQRNIDLARLRLQNIQNLYKEGMLTRNDVIRSELQITNLKMALQEVNNNLAIANQQLRQIVGLPENTFLVPDSSFIQHLPQVQPYNAYLDQALHNFPDIKAGEVNTEIARKNLQIAKADKLPTISLQAGNSVIRPITSSSPVLDMYAQGWNAGVGINFNIASLYNARYSIGVARAQEQQQQELLTLQRQNIENEVQSAFIKHNEARERSVSFEQGVRLANENYRIVEKKYLANLALLADMLDATNAKLDAELQKANADATIIYTYYQLERLAGNL
- a CDS encoding HlyD family secretion protein, whose protein sequence is MSQDTTAHKTHSKPKKRKTGQLILNALLLVAIAGALLWVAGLYFDFSKNEITNDAQVEQFINPLNARVGGYIDEIRFTEHQPVKKGDTLVIINDNEIRIQLAQAEAAYLDAQATKTVTSSSVNTVSNSIAVSEANIAEARARLWSVEQNYKRYETLLKDEAVTRQQYEQMKTEYDAARARLAALERQKQTSQLSTKEVKSRLAVNDANIKRAEAALDMAKLNLKYTVITAPYDGVMGRRTIQEGQLIQPGQALASIVRSNQVWVVANYKETQTGNLYVGQPIEITVDAIEGKVFKGTISAISEATGARYSAVPVDNATGNFVKVQQRIPVRIEFAGTDKKDMEMLRAGMNVEVKAIL
- the uraH gene encoding hydroxyisourate hydrolase: MRKIAFAVLLVLATTVAYAQTTPYQLSSHILDIATGMPAKGVPVELEKLDKKTQVWKQVDKKVTDENGRIKDFLPTKNENEGVYRLRFLVADYFKSKKTESFYPFIEVVFQINDNDHYHVPITLSPYGYATYRGN